TTATTTCAAAAGCTACACGTCGTAGCTTGTGATATAACATGATTTTCTAGCTAGATGTGGTTTCTAGAACTTAAACCAAACACCTACTAAGTCGAATTTACTATTTCTTTTACTGGTAGGAAATTTAATTGGAAGAGGTGGCTATGCTGAGGTTTTCAAGGGCTGCCTTCGAGACGGGCAATTAATCGCGGTTAAGCGACTGATCAGAGGAACTTTAGAAGAGATAACATCAACCTTTCTATCTGAGCTAGGCATTATTGCTCATGTTAACCATCATAATACTGCCAAGCTTATTGGATGTGGTGTAGAAGGAGGAATGCACCTTGTTTTCGAACTATCACCATTGGGAAGTTTAGAATCTCTTATTCATGGTATGCACTTGATTTTAAGTACTCCATGTGAAAGATTTTTGTTTAAATGTATATGATAATTACCACTTACTCTTTCATGACATGTTCAGGTTCAAGTTCAACTAGGCAGAAATTGGATTGGAGCAAAAGGTATAGAATCATTACGGGGATAGCCGATGGACTCCTATATCTTCATGAGAGTTGTCCAAGGCGAATCATTCATAGAGATATTAAAGCAGAAAACATTCTGCTCACTGAGAATTTTGAACCACAGGTATTTATTATTTGTCATTAGAGATAATAATTGGAAACAAATTGTGCATAATTACCTTGACATGCCAAATTTGGGAACCTTTGATGTATAATGTTTTCACTGATTGTGTTCATACAAGGAAGGTTACTACACAGTACTTCTGAATATCTTATTTATGTCTTCTGTATTGGAAAATTTGGTCtttgtttattatttatatCTGCTGTGTTATATACTCTAGTGTAAGTGTATTTTTGCCTGTCGATTTTAAGGCTCTGCTTCTGTATTCCCTGTTAGTAGAGTATGATTTACAGGCCTATATTTCATCTGATTCACCACTCTGATTGATTGAGAATTTCTCCAGATTTGTGATTTTGGGCTAGCAAAGTGGTTACCAGACCAATGTACTCACCATAATATATCAAAATTTGAAGGCACATTCGGGTATGCAAGTATATTTCAATTAAATGAACAACTAAAACTATAGTTTGTGAATTGTGACATTCTAATGATTATCTCAATACTTGACTTGCAGGTATTTTGCTCCTGAATATTTGATGCATGGCATAGTAGACGAGAAAACTGATGTGTATTCCTTTGGTGTCCTACTTTTGGAGATTATAACTGGGCGTCGCGCTTTGGATGATCTCAATCAAAGTCTTGTGTTATGGGTAAATCTTTTCATTTTCCTCAATGATCTGTTATATCATGTAAGTACCAAACATTAGAAACCTCAACACATTGTGATTTCTTGCTTTGTAGGCAAAGCCTTTGCTTGATGCTAACGATATAGAGTACCTTGCTGATCCTGCTCTTGGTGGTGATTATGACCGGCAACAAATGAATCGCGTTGTTTTGACTGCATCTTTGTGTGTTGAGAGGTCTCCCATCTTAAGACCCCTCATGAGTCAGGCAAGCATGCTACCTATAACTTATTTTCAGCTTATGTCAATAAACTtatcaaattaatttataactcataattaagttgtttattcaAACGCACCCTTTGTTTGTTGGCTGCAGGTTGCAGTATTGCTGAGAGGTGATGACTATGTCCTGGAAACTCCAAGAGCAAGCCAAAGGCGGACTCTCCGAAGAGCATTCGCAATGGAGCAAGGATACAACTCACCAAACAATTTCAGTTATCAGAATCGACATAAGCAagttgccttgggttcttgagAGTGCTAAGAACTAACATATCCAAAACCTGTGATTATGTTATTCAggttattacttattagttGCAAGTACTAAAAAAATTGTATAGACTTGTTATGGTGTCTTGAAGTCATTTGGATTTCCATCTCTGATAGAGTCTCAAACCATGGTTTGGACAAAGGTTTGTTGTGTCTTGCCGCTTTTGTCCAAACTGTGATTTTGGAATTTCAAATGGAAATCCAAACATGTTGGAGAATGATGGACATCCTAGGGTCCTTTTCCCATGAACAAAGCCATCTCTTGAATGTTTTGATAGTAGATTTAAATATGGTAAATTTTGACATATCTTATTATTGCACAAATATGTGGGATTTATTATAACATAAAACTTTCACTCTTTCATTGTCCTTTTTGGCTTTTTTGCTTTCAGAAGCTATCTCTGCCACCACACCTACCTTCTCTCTTTGATCGCGACCCTCTCCTCCGCCACCTGCCTCCAATTTGCACCCCCACACAATCCTCTCCACCTCCCCACTTCACCCCTTACCTTTTTTAAACCACCACCCTCCTCCGTATACCTATATGGTCAACCTTACCACCAAAGTTGgacaaaaaagaaattttccctAAGTTGTTATGGGCTAGTTTTGGACCAATTGAGTGTTTGGATTTTCCTTAGCAATGGTTGAAAACACTTTAAACGAAATCCAAATCTCGCAATAGATTGAGATGGAAATGTTTTCAAGTAAATGTGACCGAAATCTAAACGCAGACTAAGATGTGAGTGGTGGAGATAAGTGCTTTGTTTGCTCCGTTTGATTTCTGGATATTAATCGAGTTTGTGTGGTGTTTATTGTAACATTGTGTAATGTTGTAGCGctatttaatcatttttatgAGTTTATTTATCACATTGGTTGATGTAAGTGTCGTGAGATAGCTTTGCTTTACTCAAAACATCCTTGACAACAAAGACGTGATCGAGTTCAAACACTGTTTTTTGGAATTCATGCTAAGGAATAACTAAGATTTTGATTTTGGGGAAAGCAGATTAGAAGAAGGCTAATAAGTACTCTCAGTCTTAGTTAAAGTATTAAAACAATATTCGGGTTTAGATAAGAGTAAGACTAGCCCACAACAATAAGTTTAAGTTTGTTTAAAAACTCTGATATTGAGACATCTAAGAAACACCTAATTTATTTTATGTGGGGAAAATATTAGAACACGTGTCTCACACTCTAATTTTAGTTAGTTAAATGGTTAGTGTTAGTTAATTAGAttatatttattgaatgaaatagATGAGAAATTCATTTCTACCAATTCATAGATCTGTTAGAAAATGCTGAATCATCAAAACATTGGGAGAAATTAACAATACTTTAGATATTTTAAGACCAAACATTGTGTGCAAGTACAAGACATAATGAGTGGTCCTTCAGGAAGTGTAAAAAATCTCCAATTCTTGACTACACATGCCTCTATtgtaggtgcccactagggtggtcaTGTTTTAAAATGGTCCATCGATGGACCATTCCTAAATACCATTGGATTAAAGAATTTTGGAATATTCTTTAGATCAACGGCTAGGATTTACTGAAATTTAAAAGGGTAAAAAGGTAAAGTGACAAACCCTTCTATCCCTCCCTCTTCCTTACCTGTAAAACCTCATTCAAGTTTCAACCACCAACCTCCATCATCAAGACCTCCATAACCAAGCCTCATTCAATCCCTTCATTAAGGTTAAAGTCTCATTCAATCCCTCCATTATCATTCAGAGGAAATTAAAGATgtggtttcattttcctcctTGAAATGTCCATAAAAGTGTCGAGTACAGCCAATTTGCATCCAAATTTGCACAAAAAGAACAAAACACAACGCAGccatataaaatatgaaaaaggaCAAGACTTTAACGTTAATTGAGATAATATGCCTCGTTCAACCCCTCCATTATCATTCTCAAACAATTGCAGTTTAAATAAACTGATTCTAAGAGGAAAACATAAACAAATTCCAGCAACGAACTTCCAGAAATCAATTCTAGAAACAACTGAAAATGcaaaataaattccaaaaaactcaaaataacCAGATCTGAAGCAAACTCAAAATACATACTAAAAATCAATTCTAGAAATCGATTCTCAAAATAATCCAAAAAATACATATCAGATCTGAAGCAAATGAGAAGGGGATGGAAAGGAGATGAACAACTAAAAAAAAGCTATGAATCATGGATCCTCACTCGCCTCCCTTTCGCCCCCGATTCTCCGCCAACTGCTTCCGGAGCCATCTCTTCGTCTTCGCCCTCTCCAACACCATCATCGCCGCCTTGATCGTTCATGGACTGGCAGAGGTGCTGGAGAGGGAAGTGTGATGCGAGTCGGGTTGTTCGATTGCTGGAGCGTGGAGCACTACTGAGGGTAAGTGGCGGCGCGGCTGGATCTGGAAGGGAGTGGCGTGGCCTGGATTGGTATTACCGGACAGGAGCAGCGCACGAATCAGCGACATGAGGTGGCACTGGGTGTGGCCAAGCGGATCTAGTGTAAATTCGAGAGAAGCAGGGGGAGGCGGCGCCACGCAACATCCGATTTCGATTCTGCTTCTCCACCGGATCTGGGTTGGAGCTTTTCGATTGTGGCAAGAAGAATTCATTCTGCTTCTCTCAAATTACATGTGACGGCGCAGCTGGCTGGAATTTGCTAAGGAAAAGCTAAAGGCAAGAGGAATAGGGTTAAGAGAAGGGGAAAAGACAAAGTTACCCTCtggtccacccatggaccaGTTTATAACTTGtgcaccctagtgggcacctctATTGTATCCTCTTCCGCTACCTTTGGAGAAGTAATACAAGAAAATGGACAAGCTGCAGCTTTGTAACATACTAACATGTATAACATGGCATGAATACCTCAATAGGACTTGGGACCCTAACACAAAGGACTCTATTTGTTGCCTTATTATTGTACTTGGTACTACATCCTATATTAAGTGATGGTGTTCAAACAAAGAACTCGTGCTAGCTTACTGACCCACGTGGCAACATGGCACGTATCTACTCCTTTTGTTGTTTCAAGATTTGCCCCTACTCCATCTCCTACCCTTAACACGTACGCAAATGCAGCACCTTATAGTTTACATTGGATCATATGGAAATAATATGTGTATTTAAATTTTCGTTGAACTCATTATAAATTCATCTTAAAGTTATTGTAtttagaattttatttttttaatttatgttaaattcaatataataaattataaattttccaTTAAATATTGAAATACGTGATATCACATTAACAATTTAACAAACATTAAACCAAACATCCGCCAAAAACAAAATTGTGACCAAACCAGGAAAATTTTATTATGGACCACTTTTGTGTGGTGCAAAGTTACACCACCTCATTTTAACCTGCACTAGTaggtttttaaaaagaaaataaaaaaacttattttttagAAATTTACTAATCTACTAATCAAATCTAATTAAACACAacctaatttcaaaaaaaaaaaacacaacccaacccagatTAACCAAAGGAAAAATTACTATGAATACAAATATTCAAATCACAGTGACAACGAAGAAGTAATATACTTCcaaatttgttcatttgttccCAAATTCCAATCTTAATCAACAGCAAATTAAATGAAAGACTCCCCAACCAGTTGTCTGTACCGATTGGAAGAAGAAGCTCTTTTCTGGAAGAAGAAGCTCGGTGAGGAATACCGTTGACGGTGAACCTGCAATTTTCCAAGTTCTGATTACTCTTCTCTCTGTTACTTTCTCTGTTCTGGTTCTTCTTTTTGTAGATCTGATCACATTTCTTAACTGATTTGGCAAGGAGATCGGGTCAAAGATGCTGAAGAGAGGATGGAACTCTAGTGGTCTTGGCGGTGGTTCTGGAGGAAGGGTGGTAGGGAGTTCGACGGCGGTGTTGTTCGTGCAAACCACCATGGCTTCTTCCTCCAGCCGCCACGaactcttctccttccttttcCTCTGATGTCTCCTTCACGAAGCAACACCGGAGCCACCACGAACCACTCACCATTTGGAGAAACCAACACCGCCACTGCACTCCCCTCACcgtccgcaacaaaacccctCAAGAAATCCTCTACTCCTCTTCTTCTCCGGCGACATCGCCGCCCCTGGCCGCCGTGCGCCGCCATCCTCTCTGGCCAGCCTTACCGGAAAAATCTGGGTTGGTTTCAAACTTTCTAGGTTGGGTTTGTTGTTTTTAGGTGAAGggtttaatttaggattagaaAATTATCACtgtgattaataaatatgtatttttaattttttttaaaaaaccggAAAACCCGCAATAGCAGGTCAAAAGGAGGGTGGTGCAACCATGGACCAGAAAAGACTGGTCCATGTTAAACGGCCCCACCAAACCAAAATGGGAAAAATGAATGGATGATGAACCGAGCTTTGGATGTTGTCATCTTATTAAAATAAACAAAGTAATCTGATGTTATAGTAGTTGGAAATGTAACTGGCTTGTGATGCGCTTTTTAATCATTGAATATTTGAATTCTTCAAACCCATATTATGATACTATCTACCTGACATAGCCAAAGGCCAATATGATGGTATCAGTTTGTGTTtattaaagcaatgtttaattTAAGTGAAATTCATTTTAAGAAGAAACGATGTTTTCAAGACTAAAACACTACTAGAAATGTACTTGTTATCTAGCTgtgcattttttttcctttttttcacaGACATTTCCTACAAATTTTGCTGCGTATTGGGTATTTTCCTTCGAATACAATTTTTGGTGAAATATTTGCAGGTAATCATTAAATTTTTTGCAAACATACCTTTATGAACCGCTATTCGTAACTATATCTAAATATTTACtgcaaatttattttaatttggcTAGAATTTGTCGGAATTTTTTTGCTATAGATATCACAGCAAATGTTAAAATATGatttaatatatatcatttAAATGCTTAAATTAAAGTTGATTTGAATTTTAACTAAACTaacttcctcttgtaaaaaaaaaattaagtaaattaTTGGAGTTCCAAGGAGCTCGTAAATGAAGGGTTTGGTAGGGACAGGGCCATGTTTAGAAACTTTAGgattttagtttaaaaaaaaactaaaaattatatttgagaTCTACTCTAATATAATCATCAAAGTTCATTTTTATATTCCTAGCTAGTTTCTTGAGTTGTAaagttatttataaaaaaatatggaaTAATTAAGTAGTATGGAATAATTAACTAAGTATTTTCATTAACATAAAACTGAAGACAATTTTTCAAAAcagattaatttttatgcactgacagtgtaaataagttttacacaatcatttaATTATATTCCTCAAATTTGTtaggaaggttttaatgagtCACTTTTGTAATAAACCCCTTCTTCTTGTAAGTTAGACCTtatagcatctccaatgcaaggttcttaattcttattttagagttaagaactaataactttaccattggaggtgctgacatggactccttagttcttaaaaataagaactcagtttttatataaatagttttgctttttgagttcttagcttaaaatattaattatttctctctcatccaaattactttattactttatgagttttgttttattactttatgaaaataaaaagtataaataatgtggttggtgagaccaaatgaatagtggcaagaactaagaactcatggttggagcaaaattgcttgagggttgcttaaacacatgtggcaatacgagcccacataaatagtgctaagaactaagaaataagaactagcattggagatgctctaccatgagttattagttcttagttcttaccactattcatttggtctcacaaaccatattatttataatttttattttcataaagtaaaaaataaaactcataaagtaataaagtaatttggatgatggataaataattaatgttttaagctaagaactcaaaaagtaaaactccttatataagagcatctctaatgctagttcttatttcttagttcttagttcttagcactatttatgtaggcccgtattgccacatgtgcttaagcaactcccAAACAATTTTGCTCCCACCatgagttcttaattcttagagcatctccaatgctagttcttatttcttggTTCTTAACATTATTCATGTGTgctcgtattgccacatgtgtttaagcaactctcaaacaattttgctccaaccatgagttcttagtttttagttcttaccactattcatttggtcccactaaccacattatttatactttttattttcataaagtaaaaaacaaaactcataaagtaataaagtaatttggatgagaaagaaataattaatattttaagctaataACTCAAAAtttaaaactccttatataagaactgagttcttatttttaagaactaataGCTCTATGTCAGCActtccaatggtaaagttcttagttcttagttcttaactcaaaaataagaactaagaaccttgcattggagatgctcttagatgAGTGTGCTTAAGCACTAGTTGGTTGGCGGTTGGGGTTTAAGTTgctgtaattttattttattttcttagttttattcttcttctattttcataatttgtattgggttgaagtactcttgtacttcatttcaatacataattcatggcttataaaaaaaacattcctCAAATTTGctagctcataattaatttagaatttaataatatttaaattataaaacataaggttgtgattgaatgattgtgcaaaactttttagtttttacagtGTCATCGCAAAGaaattaatcactttttcaaataattttaatgTTCAACATTTTCATTATATATCTCAGAAATTTAGTAGGTCTGTGATTAATATATAGTACAAAGGgccaataataattaattaattcgaTCATTAATATAAACTTAAGACAAtacattttacaatttcaaaaaaaaaggcaaTACATTTTACCTATATATAcgtttaattttattatttaatatattaaataaatttttttttttgaaaggaataAGATACTTTTTTTGAAACCAACAAAAATAAGATACTTAagaaattgataagttttaAAATTGATAATTGATACAAATGATTATTAATATTGACCTTTGTAATTTGTACTATCaaccttatatatatatatatatatatatatatatatatatataacttttgtttaaaaaaaatgattatttatattattaatttccAACTAATAATATTGTCATTAACACAAACTTAagtacttaaaaaaaaacataaacttaAGACAATTTTACTTAgtatgtatatatgtatatatttacttttattatttgatatttaaattaaatatacatGAGAAATTGGGAAGTTTTAAAATTAGTAGGTACAATTAACAATggattattaataattaattaataaggtCATTAATATGAAATGCAAGGCAGTTTTTTgcttatgtatatatatttatttatactaaattttattttattatttaattttctacaTGGTAAATTCAAATTGagaagttttaaaattaattaacagtaattttttttgaaatgaattaACAGTAATTGATACAGCTAATACTGTAAAGGGTcattaatgatatataaattagTATTGTTgttattaatataaaattaaagacagtttttggaaaaaataaattaatattttgaatatggTATTTGATTatataaattataagaaaattaataaattttgtaattaataatataaaggctcattaattattaattactattgtcataaatataaaatgcaAGGCAGTTTTTTAGTTATGTATAtgtattaaattttattaaattttagtattttttgataaaatttaattctattatttaatattttacatAATAAATTGAgaagttttaaaaataaatagtaATTGATACAATTAATACTGTGAAGGTTCATTAATAATTAACTAGCGGAAttacccgtgcaatgcacgggttaCTTTACTATATAGTAATATCTAAAATttgtataatattatatttatgaaattttgtataactttatattatatttatatatatatatatagatatagagttgattattgaataaattttatatattaatgttttctaaACAATTAAGAGATGTTAATGTCAATTGAGAAAAATCTTTTAGATGACAATTTTACATAAGATCATATTTCATATTCATTTTGCTTTCTATTCTAGAACTCTCAAGCATATTTTCCCTTCATATGTTTGCAATTGGCCTAATTCATCACTCATTTAttaaaggcttaatacatcagaaggcccctgaatttgtaaagggaatcagttccagggcctggaaaattttcgcatcaaattgggtccctaacaaattttttttaattcaattaaggccaaatgcgTGTCTGATGCTGATGTGTCTAAATTTTAACAGACATGGCATTTCCGTatggcttttataattatttttagaaaccaataattattattcctttattattaattccaagtcattaaaaaaaacttaatctaACTTGAAAAAACCTAACCTAATTTGAAAACCTAATCAAACcctctcctccttcctctcttCACTATCTTCTTCCAAACACGGCCgaccttcctcttcctccaaccAGCCGCCACCTTCTAACTGATCCCTGGCGAGAAGGAGAGAAGGAAGAAAGCTTCCGCACAATCGGCCGGCGATGGAGGCCACAGTAGCTGACGAATCGACAGAGGCTGGGAAGAAAATACCAAGATCTTGAAGAGATCCACGATTTGAAGATGGTGGTGCAATGGAGGTCTCAACGGCGCGGCGAGATGGCAAGGCTCACGGTAGTGCGGTGGTTGCAACAGTGAGGAGCGACGGCGCGTGGAAGAGGAGGATGGCAGAAGGGAAGGTCAGGTTAGCTTTGGGTTTGATTGGAACATGGTTGGCTTTGTGGTGATTGAGAAgaggtttctttcttcttcgTCTCTTTCTGGTTTTGATTTAGGgagatttgtttgcttgaagATTCAGTGACAGGGGAAGTGGGTGTTGTTCTGAtttaggagcttgaggttctgggtccagttAGCTATGCAGTGGTTGTGATTGAAGGCTTGGGTTTGAAGGGAATggatttttgtggttttaatTTCTTTGATGGTGGTTCTATATTCTTCCATTGTACTAGCTTCTCTGCAAATGATAGTGCTTCTCTGCACTGGTAATTACACATCTTGTTGTGGTTATGAAGCTGTCTTTTACCTGTTGTGGTTCAAATTGGGGCTGAAGATCACTTAGGAGGGTTCAATTTGGGGCTGAATtgttattattagattaggaatttgttattattagattaggttattaTTTAGTTAAGGGTTATTAGATtagagattttattaagttttttattttttctgcttaaataaatgagttggaattaaaaaaataaagtattataattttttaattaaaaaataattataaaagccacgtgtaattgatgactaggacaaaattgaggttTGACAgcatttgaccttaattgaattaaaaaatttttgttagggacctaatttgatgcgaaaattttccaggccttggaactgattccctttacaaattcaggggcattctgatgtattaagcatTTATTAAAATAAGACATCTTATGTCTTCCCTTGAACTGGCCTCACTACCTGCCCATCCTCAATATATTTTGCAACATTTGACTGAGTGTCTCGTATACTCATTCCCTTGCTTCCCAAATGATTGAGAAAAATACCAAAGCAAAGTTAAATTAGAgaagatagaagaaaagaaCTCCACATAAAGTAGAAGAAAATTAGCAAATCATGCACAATTTTAAGGAAATTATCGTTGACAAAGTCATGCATGGCCggttaaaaaaataagaaaatgggAAATAGAaatcatgaagaagaagataacaCACGATATATCATGGAAAAGTGAAGAGAAGAAGTGCATACATGCTTGCGCAAATGATGAATGTCTCTGGAGAAGTAGAATCCTCGGAGGAAAAAAAATCAGGGGAAGATTAGATGAAATCATGGAGAAAAGAtagcacaattttttttggtacatcggaaagataaattgcacccgcaaggaatcgatccctggacctctcccaacccaacccatatgtccctcagcttctaccacttgagctatcctacggggacaaAGATAACACAATTAATTATAGTAGGgaaaagagaagaggagaatAACTTTAAATGATAGAATACATTATCTCATGGGTATAGAGAATAAAAGTAGTGTACAATGCACcaagtgaaattgaaaaaaatataaggatTGAGTGTTATTTTTCCATagaaaaggagaagaggaggagaaaaAAGTGTGTGTGGTAGAAAATGACGTGAAAGTCTCTATCTATATAGTGAATTTGTGTTGTAAACGTGTATAGAATTGAAGATTCATGATTGTTGAGATTTCTCTCGTTCCAAATTATATgttttgaattgaaattgaaattttggaatttttgtgaaatttgagagCCAACCACTATGATTCATTATGTTAAAACCTTAGAAAAGTTAGAAATCACTTTGTTTGATTGCTAATTATTAAGAAATAAATTAGTATAATTTGAATCATAGTAGTTTGTCAAAACTACAATAGCCCAGTAACTCAAGATGTCAGCTATACATATAAAAGATTCTACACCTTTTGCGAAATTAATGTCCAAAAGTTATCCAGTACTAAT
This is a stretch of genomic DNA from Lotus japonicus ecotype B-129 chromosome 1, LjGifu_v1.2. It encodes these proteins:
- the LOC130731218 gene encoding receptor-like cytosolic serine/threonine-protein kinase RBK2 yields the protein MANDGRDYCLWNPNIKHKKQGLLLPRRASPQDLRGYLEKEKEEDSSAEDCIRDSQSPELVATAGCSSLRPPFRKCFKLWKKRSIKNLTSLQPCCVPNMTESKNISIAESPVLCNLYNFRSSLVNFSLSDLRNATHNFSRGNLIGRGGYAEVFKGCLRDGQLIAVKRLIRGTLEEITSTFLSELGIIAHVNHHNTAKLIGCGVEGGMHLVFELSPLGSLESLIHGSSSTRQKLDWSKRYRIITGIADGLLYLHESCPRRIIHRDIKAENILLTENFEPQICDFGLAKWLPDQCTHHNISKFEGTFGYFAPEYLMHGIVDEKTDVYSFGVLLLEIITGRRALDDLNQSLVLWAKPLLDANDIEYLADPALGGDYDRQQMNRVVLTASLCVERSPILRPLMSQVAVLLRGDDYVLETPRASQRRTLRRAFAMEQGYNSPNNFSYQNRHKQVALGS